Proteins from a genomic interval of Mesobacillus sp. S13:
- a CDS encoding 3-ketoacyl-ACP reductase, giving the protein MNSIKGKTAIVTGAGRGIGRAVAVALAKEGVHLGLIGLTMSNLEKLTEELEQFDVNISAASADVSDLEAVEHAVEHIKSDLGAIDILVNNAGIAKFGGFMDLSPEEWEKIVRVNLMGVYNVTRAVLPEMVERKSGDIVNISSTAGQKGAPVTSAYSASKFAVLGLTESLMLEVRKHNVRVTALTPSTVATDLAVESNLISGNPENVMQPEDLADLLVAGLKLHPRVLLKSAGLWSTNP; this is encoded by the coding sequence ATGAACTCAATAAAAGGAAAAACAGCTATTGTTACTGGAGCAGGCAGAGGAATTGGACGAGCAGTTGCGGTTGCACTTGCTAAGGAAGGTGTCCATCTTGGATTGATTGGTTTGACGATGTCCAACCTTGAAAAATTAACAGAAGAACTTGAGCAGTTTGACGTGAACATTTCAGCTGCATCAGCCGATGTCTCTGATCTTGAAGCAGTCGAGCATGCGGTAGAGCATATCAAATCAGATCTTGGTGCGATTGATATTCTAGTCAACAATGCCGGAATTGCAAAATTCGGCGGCTTTATGGATTTATCTCCTGAAGAATGGGAAAAGATTGTCCGCGTCAACCTAATGGGTGTGTACAACGTGACAAGAGCAGTATTGCCAGAAATGGTTGAAAGAAAATCGGGTGACATTGTGAATATCTCCTCTACTGCAGGACAAAAAGGTGCACCAGTCACAAGTGCATACTCCGCTTCCAAATTCGCAGTGCTCGGGTTGACAGAATCGCTGATGCTCGAAGTCAGGAAGCATAATGTCCGCGTCACGGCTTTGACTCCAAGTACTGTGGCAACTGATCTGGCAGTCGAAAGCAATCTCATCAGTGGAAACCCTGAAAATGTCATGCAGCCAGAAGATTTAGCCGACCTTCTTGTCGCAGGGTTGAAACTGCACCCAAGAGTCCTTCTAAAATCAGCTGGATTATGGTCAACCAATCCGTAA
- a CDS encoding ABC transporter ATP-binding protein, which yields MVRLYTDQLNVGYGERTIVNDLTLEIPDQQITIIIGPNGCGKSTLLKSMSRIIPHQSGSIFLDGSSISKEDTKTLARKMAILPQTPESAAGLTVGELVSYGRFPYQKGFGRLTKKDIEVIDWALEVTGTAGYKYEPVDSLSGGQRQRVWIALALAQETEMIFLDEPTTYLDMAHQLEILELLQKLNQEQGRTIVMVLHDLNHAARFADHLVALKAGSIVKTGTSEEVINKEVLRKVFNIDAEIGKDPRTNKPICITYNLLKGEEENEETAYAIPAYAGACS from the coding sequence ATGGTCCGCTTATACACAGACCAATTAAATGTGGGATATGGGGAACGGACAATCGTGAATGACCTGACTTTAGAAATTCCCGATCAGCAAATCACGATTATCATCGGCCCTAATGGGTGCGGTAAATCGACATTGCTTAAATCGATGTCACGAATCATTCCGCATCAGTCTGGATCTATATTCCTCGACGGTTCGAGTATTTCTAAAGAAGATACGAAAACCCTGGCAAGAAAGATGGCGATTCTTCCTCAGACACCTGAAAGTGCAGCTGGTCTCACGGTAGGGGAATTGGTGTCCTATGGCCGCTTTCCTTATCAAAAAGGATTCGGGAGGCTGACGAAAAAGGATATCGAGGTCATTGATTGGGCTCTTGAGGTGACGGGAACGGCGGGTTACAAATACGAGCCAGTCGATTCTTTATCTGGCGGTCAGCGTCAGCGTGTCTGGATCGCACTTGCCCTCGCCCAGGAAACGGAAATGATTTTCCTTGATGAACCAACGACCTATCTTGATATGGCTCATCAGCTTGAAATCCTTGAGCTCTTGCAGAAGCTAAACCAGGAACAGGGCAGGACGATTGTGATGGTTCTGCATGATTTGAACCATGCGGCACGATTTGCCGACCATCTTGTTGCCTTGAAAGCTGGAAGCATTGTAAAGACAGGGACAAGTGAAGAGGTAATCAACAAGGAAGTGCTCAGGAAAGTTTTCAACATTGACGCTGAAATCGGGAAAGATCCACGTACAAATAAGCCGATCTGCATCACGTACAACTTACTAAAAGGAGAAGAAGAAAATGAAGAAACTGCTTATGCCATTCCTGCTTATGCTGGTGCTTGTTCTTAG
- a CDS encoding endonuclease I family protein translates to MAKYKKQRQESWEHKYDTLDLKNLLTILKENRRDIQNNQQLYYDPEQDELDIKDYYRGAQDLDLSGLALFYKFHTIVFQSHKNQLPYFLAKDLYLYTWVDLYPDGTAKSIYSSQMKNPESLLIEDNETLREKYDEFRRRSRKVQVNGFDSIKELKVFEDHFKMNTEHIVPQSWFEGAEPMKGDLHHLFVCEPDCNISRSNYPFSDFDFYNPESENEPIQNNCGVTTGFQFEPEHGKGASARAMLYFFLRYPKRVKNEFKKKVDIALLTRWNEEFPPTLYEKHRNQAIYYIQGNRNPFVDFPELAKKIDFPW, encoded by the coding sequence ATGGCAAAATATAAAAAACAACGTCAGGAGAGCTGGGAACATAAATATGATACGCTCGATTTGAAAAACCTGCTGACGATACTGAAGGAAAACCGCCGCGACATCCAGAACAACCAGCAGTTATACTATGACCCTGAACAGGATGAACTGGACATCAAGGATTATTACCGCGGTGCGCAGGATTTGGATTTGTCCGGACTGGCCCTGTTTTATAAATTCCATACCATCGTATTCCAGTCCCATAAGAATCAGCTTCCCTACTTCCTCGCAAAGGATTTGTATTTGTACACATGGGTCGACCTTTATCCGGATGGAACTGCGAAAAGCATTTACTCCAGCCAAATGAAGAATCCTGAATCCTTGCTGATTGAGGATAATGAAACACTGCGGGAAAAGTACGATGAATTCAGAAGGCGTTCCAGGAAGGTCCAGGTGAATGGCTTTGACTCAATCAAAGAGCTGAAGGTTTTTGAGGACCATTTTAAGATGAATACAGAGCACATTGTTCCTCAGTCCTGGTTCGAAGGTGCTGAACCGATGAAGGGCGACCTGCATCACCTGTTTGTCTGCGAACCGGATTGCAATATCTCACGTTCGAACTACCCATTTTCCGATTTTGACTTTTATAACCCAGAATCGGAAAACGAGCCCATTCAGAACAACTGCGGTGTCACCACAGGCTTCCAGTTCGAACCCGAACACGGCAAAGGAGCCTCCGCACGGGCTATGCTTTATTTTTTCCTTAGATACCCCAAAAGAGTGAAGAATGAATTCAAAAAGAAGGTCGACATCGCCCTGCTAACCCGTTGGAATGAAGAATTCCCGCCCACGCTATATGAGAAGCATCGCAATCAGGCCATCTACTATATCCAGGGAAACCGTAATCCATTTGTTGATTTTCCAGAGCTCGCAAAGAAAATTGATTTCCCATGGTAA
- a CDS encoding iron-hydroxamate ABC transporter substrate-binding protein: MKKLLMPFLLMLVLVLSACGGEEKKDSSSEKKEDDKPQTITYESENGPVEVPANPERVIVLSSFAGNVMALDVPIVGVDSWSKMNPRFEKLKDVEEVTDENLEKIIELNPDLIIGLSNIKNVEKLNEIAPTVTFTYGKHDYLTQHLEIGKVLNKEKEAQEWIDNFKADSKAAGEEIKAKIGADATVSVIENFDKELYVFGDNWARGTEILYQEMGLNMPEKVKEAALEPGYYAISPEVLSEYAGDYVVFSKNAEGDTSFQQTETYKNIPAVKNNRVFEVNAKEFYFNDPLTLEYQLDFFKKSFLEQ; the protein is encoded by the coding sequence ATGAAGAAACTGCTTATGCCATTCCTGCTTATGCTGGTGCTTGTTCTTAGTGCCTGCGGAGGAGAAGAAAAGAAAGATAGCTCAAGCGAGAAAAAAGAAGATGATAAACCGCAAACTATTACTTATGAATCTGAAAATGGTCCTGTAGAAGTACCCGCAAACCCGGAAAGAGTCATCGTACTTTCTTCCTTTGCGGGGAATGTTATGGCCCTTGATGTACCTATCGTTGGAGTGGATTCCTGGTCAAAAATGAACCCGCGCTTTGAAAAATTAAAAGACGTGGAAGAAGTGACGGATGAAAATCTGGAGAAGATCATTGAATTGAATCCAGACCTGATCATTGGTCTTTCCAATATTAAAAATGTTGAAAAGTTGAATGAAATCGCCCCTACTGTGACATTTACATACGGGAAGCATGATTATCTGACACAGCACCTCGAAATCGGGAAAGTTTTAAATAAAGAAAAAGAAGCGCAAGAGTGGATCGATAACTTCAAAGCTGACTCAAAAGCTGCTGGAGAAGAAATCAAGGCGAAAATCGGTGCAGACGCAACCGTCTCTGTTATTGAAAACTTCGACAAAGAACTTTATGTATTCGGTGATAACTGGGCAAGGGGCACGGAAATCCTGTACCAGGAAATGGGATTGAATATGCCAGAAAAAGTGAAGGAAGCAGCACTTGAGCCTGGTTACTATGCTATCTCTCCAGAGGTATTGTCTGAATATGCTGGTGATTATGTGGTTTTCAGCAAGAATGCTGAGGGTGATACATCCTTCCAACAAACCGAGACTTATAAAAATATCCCTGCCGTGAAGAACAACCGTGTATTCGAAGTGAATGCAAAGGAATTTTATTTCAACGATCCTTTAACACTTGAATATCAGCTTGATTTCTTTAAAAAGTCATTCTTGGAACAATAA
- a CDS encoding NAD(P)/FAD-dependent oxidoreductase, with product MENKLIYDITIIGGGPAGLYSAFYAGLREMKTKIIEAQSDLGGKIHVYPEKVIWDVGGMGPITGANLIKQLKEQAMTFSPEVVLNEKIGSISKDQDLFLLKAASGKVHYSKSVIVSIGSGILKPQKLKLEGAEKFEVSNLHYMVNSLKYFKDRTVVISGGGNSAIDWANALEPLAKKIYLVHRRDCFSGHESQVTQLMNSSVECLFHSCITNLIAGQSRDSIAQVEITNQNTDETYLLPVDDVLVNHGFDQDASLLQNSDLEPKMIDGFYIDGTATSETSVPGLFAAGDILKHEGKLNLIAGTFQDAANAVNKAKQFIEPEASHSAMVSSHNKVFSERNREMILQLIN from the coding sequence ATGGAAAATAAATTAATCTACGACATTACGATTATCGGCGGCGGCCCTGCCGGACTATATTCTGCCTTTTATGCAGGCTTACGTGAAATGAAAACCAAAATTATTGAAGCCCAGTCCGATCTTGGCGGAAAAATCCATGTCTATCCAGAAAAAGTGATATGGGATGTTGGCGGCATGGGCCCTATTACAGGCGCGAATTTGATTAAACAGTTAAAAGAACAAGCGATGACGTTCAGCCCAGAGGTTGTGCTGAATGAAAAAATTGGATCCATCAGCAAAGATCAAGATTTATTTTTACTAAAAGCCGCTTCTGGAAAAGTCCATTATTCGAAATCGGTCATTGTGTCTATAGGAAGCGGGATTTTGAAGCCGCAGAAGCTGAAGCTTGAAGGGGCTGAGAAATTCGAGGTGTCAAATCTGCACTATATGGTCAATTCCCTGAAGTATTTCAAGGATCGGACAGTTGTCATTTCTGGAGGAGGCAATTCTGCCATCGATTGGGCCAATGCCCTCGAACCTCTTGCTAAAAAGATCTATCTAGTACACAGAAGGGATTGCTTTTCCGGCCATGAATCACAGGTCACCCAGCTGATGAATAGCTCTGTGGAGTGCTTGTTTCATTCATGCATCACCAATTTAATAGCAGGTCAAAGCCGCGATTCTATCGCTCAAGTCGAAATAACGAATCAGAATACAGATGAAACCTATCTCCTGCCTGTTGATGATGTTCTTGTTAATCATGGATTCGATCAAGATGCATCCCTGCTCCAGAATAGCGACTTGGAACCGAAGATGATTGATGGTTTTTACATTGATGGCACTGCAACAAGTGAAACATCTGTACCTGGATTATTTGCTGCTGGAGATATTTTAAAGCATGAAGGAAAACTTAACTTGATTGCCGGGACTTTCCAGGATGCAGCTAATGCTGTCAATAAGGCTAAACAGTTTATCGAACCCGAAGCCTCCCATTCAGCGATGGTGTCGTCTCACAATAAAGTATTTTCAGAGAGAAACAGGGAAATGATTCTTCAGTTAATCAATTGA
- a CDS encoding FecCD family ABC transporter permease, whose translation MSLKFAGGMIVLVASFMTAMIFGAADTTIKEIWLALTSTVKTDTITMIREIRLPREVAAIFVGAALSVAGAIMQGLTRNPLADPGLLGLTAGANAALALVMALSPSAGYLAITIACFIGAAVGVVLVFGIGALKKGGFSPLRIVLAGAAVSAFLFAVAEGIGLYFKISKDVSMWTAGGLMGTSWAQLKIIIPFILVGMLVAFYLARQLTILSLSEEVAVGLGQKTNLIKLVLFIVIVLLAGSAVALVGNMAFIGLMVPHIVRMIVGTDYRFVLPMSALFGASFMLVADTLGRTINAPYETPIYAIISMLGLPFFLFIVRKGGKSFT comes from the coding sequence ATGTCACTTAAGTTCGCAGGCGGAATGATCGTGTTAGTCGCAAGTTTTATGACGGCAATGATCTTTGGAGCAGCGGATACGACAATTAAGGAAATTTGGCTGGCGCTAACTTCAACTGTAAAAACAGATACGATCACCATGATCAGGGAAATTCGGCTCCCTAGAGAGGTTGCAGCAATCTTTGTGGGTGCCGCCCTTTCAGTGGCAGGAGCAATCATGCAAGGCTTAACGAGAAACCCGCTCGCTGATCCGGGATTGCTTGGACTGACTGCAGGCGCAAACGCTGCGCTGGCACTGGTCATGGCGCTTAGTCCGTCTGCAGGTTATCTTGCTATCACGATAGCCTGTTTTATCGGTGCAGCTGTTGGGGTAGTGCTCGTCTTTGGGATTGGTGCTTTAAAGAAAGGTGGATTTTCGCCATTACGGATCGTTTTGGCCGGAGCTGCGGTCTCGGCTTTTTTGTTCGCCGTTGCTGAAGGAATTGGTCTGTATTTTAAGATTTCAAAAGATGTTTCAATGTGGACAGCCGGTGGCCTGATGGGAACATCATGGGCACAATTGAAAATCATCATTCCGTTTATCCTTGTGGGAATGCTGGTTGCTTTTTACCTGGCAAGGCAATTGACGATTTTAAGCTTAAGTGAAGAAGTAGCAGTGGGACTTGGCCAGAAGACCAACCTGATTAAATTGGTTTTATTCATTGTCATTGTTTTACTGGCAGGGTCAGCTGTCGCTCTAGTCGGGAACATGGCCTTTATCGGGCTGATGGTTCCGCATATTGTCAGGATGATTGTCGGAACCGATTATCGATTCGTCCTGCCGATGTCTGCTTTGTTCGGAGCCTCGTTCATGCTGGTTGCGGATACATTAGGGCGGACGATCAACGCTCCTTATGAAACACCTATTTACGCGATTATTTCCATGCTCGGACTGCCGTTCTTCCTGTTCATTGTCCGTAAAGGAGGGAAGAGCTTCACATGA
- a CDS encoding PD-(D/E)XK nuclease family protein codes for MREKQTGKLLADYHLETYLQCPYKFYHRFVAGKKLNEYSWRQVVQNSVNLIVHQYYSLPPNARSKVAVLRLIQQYWSHIPLHLFQDKAQYYTILAKMTDHLLQALTKKEIDNSPLFLYEQFQTSIEEINVSLKFEVGNWSDRSFTVTKFLVDADDSMAKLYTYLTILFSHTAFGMLPEKVEVITLLDGNHFQYSPAETDVQLAKAYFTELKENIRRPEEYTHIVSPQNCSHCVYEVECNFKNEVRDDKKPGYFH; via the coding sequence TTGCGAGAAAAACAAACTGGAAAATTGCTGGCCGATTACCATCTGGAAACCTATCTGCAGTGTCCGTACAAGTTTTATCACCGCTTCGTGGCAGGCAAGAAACTTAACGAGTATAGTTGGCGCCAAGTGGTTCAAAATTCGGTTAATCTAATTGTCCATCAATACTACAGCCTGCCTCCTAACGCAAGGAGCAAGGTTGCCGTATTAAGGTTGATTCAGCAATACTGGAGCCACATTCCTCTGCATCTGTTCCAAGACAAAGCTCAATATTATACGATTCTAGCGAAAATGACTGACCATTTACTGCAGGCTCTGACTAAAAAGGAAATCGACAACTCCCCTCTTTTCCTTTATGAACAATTCCAAACTTCGATAGAGGAAATCAATGTTTCTCTCAAGTTTGAGGTTGGCAATTGGAGTGACCGCAGTTTCACTGTTACAAAGTTTCTGGTGGATGCAGATGATTCGATGGCAAAACTGTATACATATTTAACAATCTTGTTTTCCCATACAGCTTTCGGGATGCTTCCTGAGAAGGTAGAAGTAATCACCCTTCTTGATGGAAATCATTTTCAATATTCCCCTGCAGAAACAGATGTCCAACTAGCTAAAGCTTACTTTACCGAACTCAAAGAAAATATAAGGAGGCCAGAAGAATATACACATATCGTTTCACCACAGAATTGCAGCCATTGTGTATACGAGGTCGAATGTAACTTTAAAAATGAAGTGAGGGACGATAAAAAACCTGGTTACTTCCACTAG
- a CDS encoding FecCD family ABC transporter permease, whose protein sequence is MIHPSILKKQRIILAALFVFIVSTIVVSLGLGYSSVSYERILPTIFGNGTFKEEFVLFEIRLPRIIVTLLAGMALAISGAILQGLTRNDLADPGIIGINSGAGLGIAVFFLFFPIDAASFAYMLPLVAFAGALLTAVLIYLFSYKKGFGLQPIRLILVGIGFSMALSGAMIVIISAAERQKVDFIARWLAGNIWGTDWPFIWALLPWLVVLIPFTLYKANRLNLLSLSEPVAIGVGVSIEKERVILLLTAVALAASAVSVTGGIAFIGLMAPHLAKALIGPRNQLFLPIAVLIGGWLLLFADTIGRNVLEPEGIPAGIMTALIGAPYFVYLLLKK, encoded by the coding sequence ATGATCCATCCATCTATACTCAAAAAACAACGAATAATCCTTGCTGCTTTATTCGTGTTCATTGTGTCGACTATCGTGGTAAGTCTTGGACTAGGTTATTCTTCTGTTTCATATGAACGGATTTTGCCGACCATTTTCGGGAATGGCACATTCAAAGAAGAGTTTGTTTTGTTTGAGATCAGACTTCCGAGAATCATTGTAACGCTCCTTGCCGGAATGGCGCTGGCTATATCGGGTGCCATTTTACAAGGGCTGACGCGCAATGATCTTGCCGATCCGGGAATCATAGGCATTAATTCCGGAGCAGGCCTGGGAATTGCCGTTTTCTTTCTTTTCTTCCCAATCGATGCCGCTTCATTTGCCTACATGCTGCCACTGGTCGCGTTCGCAGGGGCTTTGTTGACCGCGGTCCTAATTTATTTGTTTTCTTATAAAAAGGGCTTTGGACTTCAGCCAATTAGACTTATTCTCGTAGGAATCGGTTTTTCAATGGCCCTTTCCGGAGCCATGATTGTCATTATTTCAGCAGCGGAAAGACAAAAAGTCGATTTCATCGCCCGCTGGCTTGCCGGCAATATCTGGGGAACAGACTGGCCGTTCATTTGGGCACTATTGCCTTGGCTCGTTGTCCTGATTCCGTTCACACTTTATAAGGCAAACCGCTTAAACTTACTGAGTTTAAGCGAACCTGTTGCCATTGGTGTTGGAGTATCGATTGAAAAAGAAAGAGTCATCCTGCTTTTAACTGCTGTTGCATTAGCTGCTTCGGCGGTGTCAGTAACTGGGGGAATCGCTTTTATCGGCTTGATGGCTCCTCATCTTGCCAAAGCATTGATTGGCCCTAGAAACCAGTTGTTTTTGCCAATTGCTGTACTGATCGGGGGCTGGCTGTTGTTGTTCGCTGACACTATTGGCCGCAATGTCCTTGAACCAGAAGGAATACCGGCCGGAATCATGACTGCACTTATAGGAGCACCGTATTTTGTATATTTATTATTGAAAAAATAG